The Panicum hallii strain FIL2 chromosome 9, PHallii_v3.1, whole genome shotgun sequence genome has a window encoding:
- the LOC112875485 gene encoding L-type lectin-domain containing receptor kinase IV.1-like: MVDLRRARALLAAGVLLAGLVGVALLCAGDEQFVYTGFAGAPLILDGTAVITRTGLLELTNGTAQLQGHAVHPTPMPFRRSPGGPVRSFSASFVFGIIPPYAELSGHGIVFFAGNNSFATALPSQYLGFLNSSNNGNASNHIFGVELDTIRSTEFKDPNDNHVGIDINSLTSANVSDAGYYDDGTGAFHSLSLISAKAMQVWVDYDGATTQINVFLAPLKMAKPSKPLVSATQNLSDVLVEPVYVGFSSATGTVRSLHYVLGWSFAMDGPAPAINIAGLPKLPRFGPKPRSKVLDIVLPIASAAFVLGVVAVVVVLVRRRLKYSELREDWEVEFGPHRFTYKDLFRATEGFKSKKLLGIGGFGRVYKGVLPKSKLEVAVKRVSHESRQGIKEFVAEVVSIGRLRHRNLVQLLGYCRRKGELLLVYDYMPNGSLDKYLYGKEEKATLDWAQRFRIIKGVASGLLYIHEDWEQVVIHRDIKASNVLLDSEMNGRLGDFGLARLYDHGADPQTTHVVGTMGYLAPELARSGKASPLTDVFAFGAFILEVVCGRRPVELSMTDNRLMLVDWVLDHWQEESLAEVIDARLEGKYDADEATLALKLGLLCSHPLPGARPSMRQVMQYLDGHMPFPELTPAHLSFSMLALMRSEGFDSFVMSASHASTTAMSIGTMTGLSGGR; encoded by the coding sequence ATGGTTGACTTGAGGCGCGCGCGCGCTcttctcgccgccggcgtcctcCTCGCCGGCTTGGTCGGCGTCGCCTTGCTCTGCGCCGGGGACGAGCAGTTCGTGTACACCGGCTTCGCCGGCGCGCCGCTGATCCTGGACGGCACGGCCGTCATCACGCGGACGGGGCTGCTGGAGCTGACCAACGGCACGGCGCAGCTCCAGGGCCACGCGGTGCACCCGACGCCGATGCCGTTCCGGCGGTCCCCCGGCGGGCCCGTGCGCTCCTTCTCGGCGTCGTTCGTCTTCGGCATCATCCCGCCCTACGCCGAACTCAGCGGCCACGGCATCGTCTTCTTCGCCGGCAACAACAGCTTCGCCACCGCGCTGCCCAGCCAGTACCTCGGCTTCCTCAACTCCTCCAACAACGGCAACGCCAGCAACCACATCTTCGGCGTCGAGCTCGACACCATCCGGAGCACCGAGTTCAAGGACCCCAACGACAACCACGTCGGCATCGACATCAACAGCCTCACGTCCGCCAACGTGAGCGACGCCGGCTACTACGACGACGGCACCGGTGCGTTCCACAGCCTGTCCCTCATCAGCGCCAAGGCCATGCAAGTCTGGGTGGACTACGACGGCGCGACCACGCAGATCAACGTGTTCCTGGCTCCCCTGAAGATGGCCAAGCCTTCCAAGCCTCTGGTGTCGGCCACGCAGAACCTCTCGGATGTGCTCGTGGAGCCGGTGTACGTGGGCTTCTCGTCCGCGACGGGCACGGTCAGGTCGCTCCACTACGTGCTCGGCTGGAGCTTCGCCATGGACGGCCCTGCTCCGGCCATCAACATCGCCGGCCTGCCCAAGCTGCCAAGGTTCGGCCCCAAGCCACGGTCCAAGGTCCTGGACATCGTGTTGCCGATCGCCTCCGCGGCGTTCGTCCTCGGCGTGGTCGCCGTTGTCGTCGTCCTCGTCCGGAGGCGCCTCAAGTACTCCGAGCTGCGAGAAGACTGGGAGGTCGAGTTCGGGCCGCACCGGTTCACGTACAAGGACCTCTTCCGCGCAACAGAGGGATTCAAGAGCAAGAAGCTGCTCGGGATCGGGGGATTCGGGAGAGTGTACAAAGGAGTGCTCCCGAAATCAAAATTGGAGGTCGCCGTGAAACGTGTATCGCACGAATCAAGACAGGGCATAAAGGAGTTCGTCGCCGAGGTCGTCAGCATTGGCCGTCTCCGGCACCGCAACCTCGTGCAGCTGCTCGGCTACTGCCGGCGCAAAGGTGAACTTCTCCTGGTCTACGACTACATGCCCAATGGCAGCCTTGACAAATACCTGTACGGCAAGGAGGAGAAGGCCACGTTGGATTGGGCTCAGAGGTTCAGGATCATCAAGGGCGTGGCATCAGGGTTGCTCTACATCCACGAAGATTGGGAGCAGGTCGTCATCCACCGGGACATCAAGGCGAGCAATGTGCTTCTCGACAGCGAGATGAACGGACGGCTTGGAGACTTTGGTCTCGCGAGGTTGTACGACCACGGAGCTGACCCCCAGACGACCCATGTCGTCGGCACGATGGGGTACCTTGCCCCGGAGCTGGCGCGGTCAGGGAAAGCGTCCCCTCTCACCGACGTGTTCGCCTTCGGCGCGTTCATCCTCGAGGTCgtctgcggccggaggcccgtCGAGCTGAGCATGACGGACAACCGGCTGATGCTGGTGGACTGGGTGCTCGACCACTGGCAGGAGGAGTCGCTCGCCGAGGTCATCGACGCGAGGCTAGAGGGGAAGTACGACGCCGACGAGGCGACGCTGGCGCTCAAGCTCGGGCTGCTGTGCTCGCACCCGCTGCCAGGCGCGAGGCCGAGCATGCGGCAGGTGATGCAGTACCTTGACGGCCACATGCCCTTCCCCGAGCTGACGCCGGCGCACCTGAGCTTCAGCATGCTGGCCCTGATGCGGAGCGAAGGGTTCGACTCGTTCGTCATGTCGGCGTCGCATGCGTCGACGACGGCGATGAGCATCGGGACGATGACCGGCCTCTCCGGAGGGAGATGA
- the LOC112875490 gene encoding cytochrome c oxidase subunit 6a, mitochondrial, with protein MALAAARSGLRSLAARAAPARRLMSSSVHDDAYETAKWEKITYAGIVTCTLLAAYNLSKGHPHFDEPPAYPYLHIRNKEFPWGPDGLFEIKDHH; from the exons ATGGCTCTGGCGGCGGCGAGATCCGGCCTCCGGTCGCTGGCggcgcgcgccgccccggcgAGGCGCCTCATGTCCTCCTCCGTCCACGACGACGCCT ATGAGACGGCGAAGTGGGAGAAGATCACGTACGCCGGCATCGTGACCTGCACCCTCCTGGCGGCGTACAACCTCTCCAAGGGCCACCCCCACTTCGACGAACCGCCG GCGTACCCCTATCTCCACATCCGCAACAAGGAGTTCCCCTGGG GACCTGATGGCCTGTTTGAGATCAAGGACCACCACTGA
- the LOC112875486 gene encoding uncharacterized protein LOC112875486, with protein sequence MDPCPFVRVLVGNLALRMPVAPPAAGAGAGVHPSTSPCYCKIRLGKMPAQTVPAPLVPFDGGDQAPASGALAAAFHLSKADLEWFNGKPSLFSSRGEAVLKVAVYAGRKGSTCGVSSGRLLGKATIPLDLKGAEAKPAVLHSGWISIGKRAGKGSPAAAELSLTVRAEPDPRFVFEFDGEPECSPQVLQVRGSMKQPMFTCKFGCRSNSDLRRPGMQPEREGASGKERKGWSVTVHDLSGSPVAMASMVTPFVPSPGTDRVSRSNPGAWLILRPAGDGAWEPWARLECWRERGGAGTSDSLGYHFDLLLPGVDHAVPLAESSIPSSKGGKFAIDLTAAQPLSRGGTPGCSPRGSGDFSNWPLGNYRGFVMSAAVQGEGRCSKPTVEVGVAHIGCAEDAAAFVALAAAVDLSMDACRLFSHRLRKELSHLQADLLR encoded by the coding sequence ATGGACCCGTGCCCGTTCGTGCGGGTGCTGGTCGGCAACCTCGCACTCAGAATgccggtggcgccgccggcggccggcgccggcgcgggcgtCCACCCGTCCACGTCGCCGTGCTACTGCAAGATCCGGCTCGGGAAGATGCCGGCCCAGACCGTCCCGGCGCCGCTCGTGCCATTCGACGGCGGCGACCAGGCGCCGGCGTCCGgggcgctcgccgccgcgttcCATCTGTCGAAGGCAGACCTGGAGTGGTTCAACGGCAAGCCGTCGCTCTTCTCCTCGCGCGGCGAGGCGGTCCTGAAGGTCGCGGTCTACGCCGGCCGGAAGGGGAGTACTTGCGGAGTCAGCTCCGGGCGGCTGCTGGGGAAGGCGACCATCCCGCTCGACCTCAAGGGCGCCGAGGCCAAGCCCGCGGTGCTGCACAGCGGATGGATCTCCATTGGGAAGAGAGCCGGCAAGGGTAGCCCCGCGGCCGCGGAGCTCAGCCTCACCGTCCGCGCGGAGCCCGACCCGCGATTCGTGTTCGAGTTCGACGGCGAGCCGGAGTGCAGCCcgcaggtgctgcaggtgcgcGGCAGCATGAAGCAGCCGATGTTCACCTGCAAGTTCGGGTGCCGCAGCAACAGCGACCTGCGGAGGCCGGGGATGCAGCCGGAGCGCGAAGGGGCGTCGGGGAAGGAGCGCAAGGGGTGGTCCGTGACGGTGCACGACCTGTCGGGCTCCCCCGTCGCGATGGCGTCCATGGTCACGCCTTTCGTGCCCTCCCCGGGTACGGACCGTGTGAGCCGCTCCAACCCGGGCGCGTGGCTCATCCTCCGccccgccggcgacggcgcctGGGAGCCCTGGGCGCGCCTCGAGTGCTGgcgcgagcgcggcggcgccggcacgTCCGACAGCTTGGGCTACCACTTCGATCTCCTCCTCCCCGGGGTGGACCACGCCGTCCCCCTCGCCGAGTCCTCAATCCCCTCGTCAAAGGGCGGCAAGTTCGCCATCGACCTCACCGCCGCGCAGCCACTCAGCCGTGGCGGCACGCCGGGGTGCAGCCCGAGGGGCAGCGGCGACTTCAGCAACTGGCCTTTGGGGAACTACCGGGGGTTCGTCATGTCGGCGGCCGTCCAGGGCGAGGGCCGGTGCAGCAAGCCTACGGTGGAGGTCGGCGTGGCGCACATCGGGTGCGCTGAGGACGCGGCGGCGTTCGTGGCCCTCGCGGCGGCCGTAGACCTGAGCATGGACGCGTGCAGGCTGTTCTCGCACCGGCTGAGGAAGGAGCTCTCCCACCTGCAGGCCGACCTTCTCCGGTGA
- the LOC112875483 gene encoding probable LRR receptor-like serine/threonine-protein kinase At2g16250 — MLPRCRLAAGAFFCLAVLLLRADAAAAQGQPPPHQTALAPQDVAALRGLRASLGVRARDWPARADPCAAWRGVTCRAGRVVELRLSGLRRTRAGARRAAFAVDPLRGLTALETLNASGFPLPGRIPAWFGRGLPPSLGVVDLRSARVNGELPADLGTSGNLTTLVLSGNSLTGCIPASLLSIPGLRVLDLSSNNLTGPLPNLPFSGSNAAGVLFNASGNSLYGAIGWSLRKWFWVVDMSGNYFDQVVGTGFENWTDGVVDLRMNCLSGAAGQRTRGDCEAFYTRNGVRLGEDPEPSSPSPEPQPVPSTSKRRDKWKHVLAGVLGGAAIVVTLGLGALVFCLLRRRGRMRPRARGVDQIEEGIRSGRRSSSVNPVTMSPMASPGGSGSPKGVPVIIDDFTYEQLHHATGGFGENNLVKHGHSGNMYHGVLESGFEVVVKKVDMKSRKKCQGELSFLTKHSHRRIVPLLGHLAKDEEQLLVYTYMAKGDLTTALHKKSVEVEEGLRSLDWITRLKIAIGVSEALCFLHDECSPPLVHRDIQASSVLLDDKFEVHLGSLSKICIQQSEGSPSFFSRIFRSSKSLDKNRSGPPASSSYDVYCFGKVLLELITGNFGVSGSNDADSDEWLARTLGYIDAYDKEGVSGIVDPSLVVDEDHLEEVWAVAIVAKTCLNPKPSRRPLARYILKALENPLRVVREREELHSHSSRLKSTSSGSWRFAFHGNKYQSWDVMPTSGKTLAQKNKAKSQRTEGSDEDEENSFSFKRASRENFPDPVELEDSVVV; from the exons ATGCTTCCGCGCTGCCGCCTCGCTGCCGGTGCCTTCTTCTGCCTCGCCGTGCTCCTGCTGCGCGCGGACGCGGCGGCCGCACAGGGGCAGCCGCCGCCTCACCAGACCGCGCTCGCGCCGCAGGACGTCGCCGCGCTCCGCGGCCTGCGCGCGTCGCTGGGCGTGCGCGCCCGCGACTGGCCCGCCAGGGCCGACCCCTGCGCCGCGTGGCGCGGCGTCACCTGCCGCGCCGGCCGCGTCGTGGAGCTCCGCCTCTCCGGGCTCCGGCGCACCCGCGCGGGGGCACGCCGCGCGGccttcgccgtcgacccgctgCGGGGGCTGACCGCGCTCGAGACGCTCAACGCCTCGGGATTCCCGCTCCCGGGCCGGATCCCGGCGTGGTTCGGCCGCGGCCTGCCGCCGTCGCTCGGCGTCGTCGACCTCCGCTCCGCCCGCGTCAATGGCGAGCTCCCGGCCGATCTCGGCACGTCCGGGAACCTGACCACCCTTGTTCTATCCGGTAACAGCCTTACCGGCTGTATTCCGGCGTCGCTGCTATCAATCCCTGGTCTCCGCGTTCTCGATCTCTCCAGCAACAATCTCACCGGGCCGCTACCGAACCTGCCCTTCTCTGGCAGTAATGCAGCTGGAGTTCTGTTCAACGCTTCTGGTAATTCCTTGTACGGCGCTATCGGTTGGTCCCTCAGGAAGTGGTTCTGGGTTGTTGATATGTCAGGAAATTACTTCGATCAGGTAGTTGGAACTGGATTTGAGAATTGGACCGATGGTGTAGTGGATTTAAGAATGAACTGCTTGTCTGGAGCAGCAGGCCAGCGCACCCGTGGTGATTGTGAGGCGTTCTACACGAGGAATGGGGTGAGGCTAGGGGAGGATCCCGAGCCATCATCACCATCGCCGGAGCCACAGCCAGTGCCATCAACGAGCAAGAGAAGGGACAAATGGAAGCACGTATTGGCTGGGGTCCTTGGAGGTGCTGCAATTGTGGTAACTCTTGGTCTGGGTGCGCTGGTGTTTTGCTTgttgagaagaagaggaaggatGAGACCAAGAGCAAGAGGAGTGGATCAGATTGAGGAGGGCATTCGGTCTGGGCGGAGGAGTAGCAGTGTGAATCCTGTCACAATGTCACCCATGGCGTCCCCCGGAGGCAGTGGTTCACCAAAGGGTGTCCCTGTCATTATAGATGACTTCACCTATGAGCAGCTGCACCATGCTACAGGGGGTTTTGGGGAAAACAACCTTGTCAAGCATGGGCACTCCGGCAACATGTACCATGGCGTCCTGGAGAGTGGCTTCGAAGTTGTCGTCAAAAAGGTTGATATGAAGAGCAGAAAGAAGTGCCAGGGGGAGTTGAGCTTCCTCACGAAGCATAGCCATAGGAGGATTGTACCATTGCTGGGCCATCTGGCCAAGGATGAGGAGCAATTGCTTGTCTATACATACATGGCAAAAGGTGACCTCACAACTGCACTGCACAAGAAGTcggtggaagttgaagagggGTTGCGCTCATTGGATTGGATAACGAGGCTCAAGATTGCAATTGGTGTGTCTGAGGCCTTGTGTTTCCTTCATGACGAGTGCAGTCCACCGTTGGTTCACAG AGATATCCAAGCAAGCAGTGTGCTTCTTGATGACAAATTTGAAGTGCACCTTGGGAGTTTGAGCAAAATATGCATTCAACAAAGTGAAGGGAGCCCGAGTTTCTTCTCTAGGATTTTCAGATCCTCAAA GTCCCTTGACAAGAACAGATCAG GTCCACCAGCTAGCTCCTCATATGACGTTTACTGCTTTGGGAAAGTGCTACTTGAACTAATCACCGGAAACTTTGGTGTGAGTGGCTCAAATGATGCTGATTCTGATGAGTGGTTGGCAAGAACATTAGGTTACATCGATGCCTATGACAAGGAGGGTGTCTCAGGTATTGTGGACCCTTCCCttgtcgtcgatgaagaccacctGGAGGAAGTATGGGCAGTGGCTATTGTCGCGAAGACATGCCTGAATCCAAAGCCATCTAGGCGCCCACTTGCTCGGTACATCCTAAAAGCGCTGGAGAACCCACTAAGGGTGGTGCGGGAGAGGGAAGAGCTCCACTCCCATTCATCTCGGCTCAAGAGTACCTCATCTGGAAGCTGGCGTTTTGCATTCCATGGAAACAAGTACCAGAGCTGGGACGTCATGCCAACGTCGGGGAAAACACTTGCTCAGAAAAATAAAGCCAAGTCCCAGAGAACTGAAGGAAGCGACGAGGATGAGGAGAATTCGTTCTCGTTCAAGAGGGCTTCGCGGGAGAATTTCCCAGATCCCGTAGAGTTGGAAGACAGTGTTGTTGTGTAG
- the LOC112875491 gene encoding 40S ribosomal protein S29, translated as MGHSNVWNSHPKNYGPGSRVCRVCANPHGLIRKYGLMCCRQCFRSNAKDIGFIKYR; from the exons atgggaCACTCCAACGTGTGGAACTCGCACCCGAAGAACTACGGCCCCGGATCCAGGGTTTG CCGTGTGTGCGCCAACCCCCACGGCCTCATCCGGAAGTACGGGCTCATGTGCTGCAGGCAGTGCTTCCGCAGCAACGCCAAGGACATCGGCTTCATCAAG TACCGCTAA
- the LOC112875487 gene encoding elongator complex protein 4-like has translation MAAARGQTLGRSSFSRTTSNPAASSSGAAGVKLGPNGAAFVSSGIPDLDRILGGGFLLGSVVMIMEDSDAPHHLLLLRCFMAQGVMHKQPLLFAGPLKEPRLFLGTLPAPVSSSKEDGRHRVMGAGVSSDGRGSDEGLRIAWQYKKYFGDEKASSAEHKDNKQEFSNDFDLRKPLERHLLNGQNIECVSTQDADNLRDLQDHCSTFLSKLPGKDGGSLTAGRIAIQSLCAPQCGYFEKDWDMIQFIRLLKAMVRSSNSVAVITFPSAVLSNSFCRRWQHLADTLLSIKAIPDEDKDLAKLLTGYQDMVGFLHVHKVAQTNSQVPVILEASTLSLKLRKRRSLMLERLNQAPVDGSSGPSSAASGSCSSSQGSQLDF, from the exons ATGGCCGCCGCCCGTGGCCAAACCCTTGGCCGGAGCAGCTTCTCCCGCACCACATCCAACCCAGCGGCCTCCTCGTCGGGTGCTGCCGGCGTCAAGCTTGGCCCGAACGGGGCCGCCTTCGTCTCTTCGGGCATCCCCGACCTCGACA GGATTTTGGGTGGTGGGTTCCTTCTTGGCTCGGTTGTAATGATTATGGAAGACTCTGATGCACCACACCACCTTCTGCTTCTTCGATGCTTCATGGCACAGGGCGTTATGCACAAGCAGCCCCTGCTCTTTGCAGGACCTTTGAAGGAGCCGCGATTGTTCCTTGGTACCCTGCCTGCTCCTGTTTCGTCTTCGAAGGAGGATGGAAGGCACAGAGTGATGGGGGCTGGAGTAAGTAGTGATGGACGAGGAAGT GATGAGGGTTTGAGGATAGCTTGGCAGTATAAGAAATACTTTGGGGATGAGAAGGCTTCTAGTGCTGAACATAAAG ACAATAAGCAAGAATTCAGCAATGATTTTGATTTGAGGAAGCCCTTGGAAAGGCATTTACTTAATGGGCAGAATATTGAATGTGTAAGCACTCAAGATGCAGACAATCTCAGAGACCTCCAGGATCATTGTTCCACTTTCTTATCCAAGCTTCCAGG AAAAGACGGTGGAAGTTTAACTGCTGGGAGAATTGCTATACAATCACTCTGTGCACCCCAGTGTGGATACTTTGAGAAG GACTGGGACATGATCCAATTTATCAGGTTGCTGAAGGCCATGGTGCGCTCATCTAATTCTGTTGCTGTTATAACATTTCCGAGTGCAGTTCTGTCAAATTCCTTTTGCAGGAGATGGCAACATCTTGCAGATACACTGTTGTCTATCAAAGCAATTCCAG ATGAGGACAAAGACTTAGCAAAACTCCTCACAGGATATCAAGATATGGTTGGTTTTTTACATGTCCATAAGGTGGCACAGACTAATAGCCAG GTCCCTGTGATCTTAGAGGCATCCACACTTTCTCTGAAGCTGCGTAAGAGGAGGTCACTGATGCTAGAACGGTTGAACCAGGCTCCAGTCGATGggtcaagcgggccttcatctgCTGCATCAGGCAGTTGCTCATCGTCACAAGGCTCACAGCTTGATTTCTAG
- the LOC112876855 gene encoding uncharacterized protein LOC112876855, translating into MLRQSSSRSHRSKKLRPSHSLQVFLFVAVGIWIVYQLTHSYGKRRVVAVETDGRGGEPARRRLGRKGSVDFAAGQASLDDIVGVGDGSDLGRGADSSDDPLSKSGDDEDDDPEEAGEDDGVDSDAEDGLAADEDYDDRDLQSQNGSGEDEVKTAHGEPQNRLSTSIVPPVNATDTAQGGVAVLLANATGRAADGTALTLNGSAPKNTSSVDLSSLHARETAGDIGHKVQANSGSPGENQNLQIDRNGTPDSVAGHGTSS; encoded by the coding sequence ATGCTGAGGCAGTCGTCAAGCAGGAGCCATAGAAGCAAGAAGCTCAGGCCAAGCCACAGTCTCCAGGTCTTCCTGTTCGTCGCCGTCGGCATCTGGATCGTCTACCAGCTGACGCATTCGTACGGCAAGCGGCGGGTGGTGGCTGTGGAGACGGACGGCAGAGGCGGCGAGCCGGCACGGCGCCGGCTGGGGAGGAAGGGCTCCGTCGACTTCGCAGCTGGCCAGGCGTCTCTCGACGACATCGTCGGGGTCGGGGACGGGAGCGACCTCGGACGGGGCGCCGACTCGTCGGACGATCCGTTGAGCAAGTCTGGagacgacgaggacgacgacCCAGAAGAGGCTGGTGAAGATGACGGCGTCGATAGCGATGCGGAGGACGGCCTTGCCGCTGATGAAGACTATGACGACAGAGATCTCCAGTCTCAGAACGGCAGCGGTGAGGATGAAGTGAAGACCGCTCACGGCGAACCTCAGAATAGACTGAGCACAAGCATTGTTCCTCCGGTGAACGCCACCGACACTGCGCAAGGCGGCGTTGCTGTTCTACTGGCGAATGCGACTGGCCGTGCAGCTGATGGCACTGCTCTGACTTTGAATGGTTCTGCTCCGAAGAACACTTCATCAGTTGATCTGTCGTCGTTGCACGCCAGAGAAACAGCTGGTGATATTGGGCACAAGGTGCAGGCGAACAGTGGGTCTCCTGGTGAGAATCAGAACCTTCAGATCGACAGGAATGGGACTCCAGACTCTGTCGCCGGACATGGCACCTCGAGCTGA